gcaagccactctgggcttacatttcagcaagataatgcccgcccgcgcacGGCGAGAATTTTTCTCCGTCTTCGTACTTGCCAACCgtaccttagccagcaaggtcgccggatctcttcccaactgagaacgtctggagcaatgagggcagggccctccaaccagctcgggattttgacgatctaactcgccaatgggacagaatttggcatgatgtctcTGAGGGggaaatccaacaactctatcaatcaatgcctagacgaataactgcttgcataagggcctgagGTCGATCATGGCGAATATCTGGGTCAAGTCGATTTCTTGGCTACACAAAAGTTGTGTAGCCACTGTTCTCCCTTCATAGCGAGTTAATGGCTTATGCATCAGTGGACGTTAATTTGCAATATACACTCACCGCCCTCACGTAAGATAATGACGAGCACTGTCGCTCCACAAAGGATGATAACCTTGTTCATTCTGACGATGAATTGTCGGTTGATCCCAGCCTTTTCGTTTTCTATACCGAAACGaagaacaacatttttttaaaagtttcataAGCTGCTGCAAATAACGCATATTAACAGCATTGGGAAAATCGTTCACCCAGTCCTGAGAAAATCGGCAAAGGGTGAAGATGTCAATGTGCGTAACAGGTGAGGTGCAATTGCCATAGCAACCACATGATGCGGTAATTACGTTATTTCAAGTTAGCTACAGTTTCAAAAACATCAACTGTAAACATGTCAGTGTCGGTATGATCTCAGTCCAGGAGTTCTATTCTGTGATTATATTTGAAAATTCATGATTTACTCGTGCTAGATCGTTATCATCTGCAGATGACTGGGTTCGAGTGTGTGATATGTCAATGCTGATCTCTGCTTTGTTCCACAAGAACGTTCACTCATAGTCGGTAACACTGGGAGATCATATTGTCACTGCAGGAAACTTACCTGGAGCAGTTAAACTATTTAACAGCAGAGAGTGCATACATATACAGAAACAGACATTTAAAAATCTAATTTACAAAAGATATGCTATAAAGTGTGCTGTTGACTATCAGCCAGGTGGCAATCGCGCAACTGCCCATTCTACGAGACATTGTGGAGTAGTCTGTCACAGTCTGTTCAGGAAACTCAGCGCCCATTGGAAGACACCATCGTACAACCCTATGATTCATGTTGTGcttttattgaagaagaaacatatGAGCCTATTGTACCAGATACAAGCATGTAGCTATGATCTTTTTTATGTCTGCTCATATATCCTGCAATATGTAAGTgttcataaataaaaaagtttaagAGCTACATGTATGTTCTCTATAACATACCCTGTATACCAATATGAGCGCCTAGTCATCATCAGCGCCACCATAAGAGTCTTGTAGTAGCCGATTGGTCGTGCAATTATCCTGGAAACTGGGAGAGTAAGAAAACAAATGGATCATTCCTTCCCAATAACATATGTGCTTTACTTGTTGGAACTGCGGGAAGACTAATCTTGGTCTATCACTGTTAAAACATCCTAAGGGCATTCACTTGAAGATCTTGATCTATCAGTGTTTAAACATAATGAGGGTATTCACTTCAGGCATGTATATACTTTTTTCAAAAATCCTGTTTCAGCAAAAATATTACGACGTTGCAGCCTAAAACCACGATGACATCgagaaatatttctgttttggaTGTCATATGAATGTCAATGTCTTCTATTTGAACCAGACATACTCAAGGATTTTGGAGCAGTTGGTCGGGGAGAATATGAAACTTATTATCACTTTCAACCAGAAAAATatgaatttaaagcatatttaacAAGTAAATGTGAGAACCAACATGTCATTCTATGAAATTGTTAAGATATGTTTGGACTGCTGGAATAACTCATAGTAGGGCTTTCTGGTTATTGATAACATGAGGAAATTGAACGACGGCTAATATGGAAGAAACTTCGAGATTTTGTGTCAAATGTAGTGTACTATTATGTAACTGCGTCAATATATTGTAGATTATGGATAAATTCGCACGTATGTAGTGCACCCATTCCGATAGGATGAAGCACAGACCAAACATATGTTTATATATCGACAGAAAAATCGAGACAACCAATGCAAGATTAATGGAATTGGATAGCTGTGTCCAAATCAATAGCTGCAAAAGGTGTATCTCAGATGCGTAATAGAATCTATAGAAGTGAGCAAGCAATAAACACAAGATTAAGGAATTGGACAGAATTATCAAGGCACCAGCTGGAAAAGGTGAATCTCAGGTGTGGCAGTTGAATGATAGAATATAGTCATTTATCGAGGCAACAAACTCAAAGATCAACGAGGCTCTTGTGGTAACTGCAAAGGCCtatggaaaaaaaattagaagaaataagAATATCTCCCCCTGTAAATATCGCAGAAAGAAAAGCTCGGGAAGAAGGCAATGAAATCCTCCTGAGGTTACTCAATGTAATAGGTGGAAAGATTGACGAGATTCAGAAGACTGTGTATAAGACCACATAAAATACACTGGACCATCACATGATCGTTGTCACCAGACATCACCACGACATTGTACTGGgtttggcagcagcagcagccgccgcgcTGTCCACACTGTTGCAGATAACCAAGAAAGTTTTGCAGCTGGAGTGCACTGCTCTGTGGTTGCTGGTGCACATGGGGACAGGATCTCACAGGCTCACAATAACAACACGAATACGCCTGCCGAGATCCTGCCAATTTCCTTAATGCTTGTGAAGCCATTTTGGAAAGGGAGCTCCCTAGATTTGTCAGTGACGCACGGTATCCAACCATTAAGTGAAAAGCACTGCTGTACCCTGAACTCATGCACCCCTCGAAAGAGGGCAGTGATGCTGTTGACGAAAAAACATCTTCCAAATTTGGGGTGGATAATGGTGTAACATCATGGAGCAAGTCAATCTCTGAGTAGTTCGGAACTTTTACCAAGAGCGTCATACTGGGCCGTTTTTTCGAAATGAAGGAAAGAGGGCCTGGTAAGGCGCTCAACTAACTTCACTTCAATACCTACTCGTAAGTCTTTATTGCACTTACTGAGGGGTCCAGTTTCACCCATCTTCAGAGAGATATTGCTGCTAAAAAGCATTTATTAATGATACTGCTGAGTGGGATGAGTTTTGCCTTGCATGCTCGCTTCTTGCTTCCAGTAGAAATTAACTGAAATAGGAAGACTGTACGAAAACATACTATACATCTGATTTCTGCAGGCTTCATAATTTCCAAGGTATCTCATTCGTCGTGTATCTCCAGGACATACCAAAATTCTAGAGGTGGTACGTGATTATTCAGTTCACGTGTACACCTTGGATGTTGATGATAGCAAACCAGAAGGACAAGATGGCTATGAGCACACTATACAGAACAAAGAAGTGAAGCATAAAATAGATGGACCCCCTCTTCTTTTCAAAATTAGCTGGTGAGCACCTCAAACACTTAGATTTGCTGCTGTTCTCTGAGGGTGAGAGgcaacattacgcggaatcaggaTCATGGCTCACCTACTTTCCTCCCAATTTAGTATAAAAAATGTGGAAGATATTTTTGCCTTAGATGTCTTAACTGTTATACAAAGGGTGAGGTTCTAGAAAGACACGGCATGAACCGTTACGTGTAGGAAATATCTATCAAGGATAACAAGGTTTTAGAGTATAAGAACGACCACCGCCTGGAGGGATGTCCCTTCGTCGGATATGCCGACTTCGAGTGCCTCCGAGCTCCTGTGGCGAATTGTGAAGGTGACTCTAATTCCTCCCATCCTACCTTCACAGAACAGCACGCACTTTATGTGGCAATATATCAAGTTGCATGTTTGTATGACTCCAGCTGCAACAAATTCGAATCATACGCCAGGGATAATTCTGAGAAATCGCTGCTCTCTGAGCTCGAAAAAATTGTGCGGTAGTTGACGGGATTTATCGCAACAACATTTCCATGGACAAAACGAAGGATAATGATGCCTTATGTGAGTAGGcagttgattgtcatatttgtgggctgccgctgGATAGGAAAACGGAAACTCCATGTAGAGATAACTGTCATTACAGGGAAAATTCTGTGGCGCAGCTCACAACGCATGCCACTAGAAGTAGGGTAAACATTGGTAATTTCGTGAGGATTCCTGTATCTAGTTAATTtaaagtacataaaaatattttgaaagtctgCTGAATTACGTATGTAAGCCTGTCCTTAAATGCATTACTCAGTATGCACAATGTTATGATTAGTTGATTCTACATTCTCTCCCTTATGATTTCATCAACTAATAATTTTGTAGGTTATTTCGTGATACCATTTGGTAAGTTGGTGACATTACTTGGGTAATTTTGTGATAatgcattaattaaataatgaaagcattgtatttcgataaaagattttattttgacattttacgACATTGAGGCTTatttatgataataatgataaaGTACTGACGAGGTAATGAGCAAAAACACTGAATTGAATTTACTGATTAAATGAAAGCCCCATTTTAGTCTTCATCAGAAAGGTTGTTACACATAAAAACGTCCTCACTCTCTTCAAAAGTATGTTGACACTTCGAATGGTACCACATTAAACAAAAACTACACTGAATCCATAGCGCCCCTGATTTTTTCCTCACGTCTTCTAAATAACTGTGGCCACAGGATCCACATTTATTGTCATCCTTCGTCCTCTTCTTTGTCACTCGAGTGGTGCTGGGTTGTGGATTTAATGTATCTTCCTTTCGTGGCCTACCTATAaatcaataaatttcattaaaataaataaagaacaactcAAAGGAACAACTGTCAACTCTGTTAATGAAGCACGTGagataatattttagaaaatgcgtAGGCCTACCTCCGGTTCTTTTGGGAGCTGCTTATTGAATTGGAGTCAGACATTTTGCCTTGCTATCTGTCTTTCTCCTCCGCTTTCATTTGTTCCCATCATCTGTTAAGGCAGGAGGAGCAAGAAGTTCATTCACCTCTGAATGACTTTCTGAATCATCTAATGCTGGTTCCAGGTTGTCTTCTGCAGGTTTGTCTGTCAGCTTTGATGTTGCTATTGCCTCATTACTCACAGCGGCAGGATTAAATGGATATATCCCAGTCTTCCTAAAAGCTGATATGGTCTCAGGACTGAAAGCACTGTAGTAAGCAGGTTTCAACAATTTGTGGAAATCAGGTCTATTGGGTCTGAGACCTGGATTCTTGAACATGTAGCTATTTAAAGATTTTCCCCATGATCTTTTAAGTTGCCCATATTCCCCTACATCC
This portion of the Schistocerca serialis cubense isolate TAMUIC-IGC-003099 chromosome 3, iqSchSeri2.2, whole genome shotgun sequence genome encodes:
- the LOC126470867 gene encoding uncharacterized protein LOC126470867, giving the protein MDSHGSHISEEVIDLAKKNQIFLLTFPSHTTHILQPLDVGEYGQLKRSWGKSLNSYMFKNPGLRPNRPDFHKLLKPAYYSAFSPETISAFRKTGIYPFNPAAVSNEAIATSKLTDKPAEDNLEPALDDSESHSEVNELLAPPALTDDGNK